TCGGCGCGCAGGAAGGTCCGCGAGGACTCGGTGACCTCGATCCTGACCGTCTCGCCCGGCAGGGCGTGGCGCACGAACACCACCTGCCCGTCCAGACGGGCGACGCAGTGGCCGCCGTGGGCGACGGGACCGACCTCGACGACGGGCATGCGGCGATCGTAGACCCCGGTGCCGGGCGGTCGCGGTGTAGCGTCGGGGCGTGCACGTCGTGGTCATGGGATGCGGACGAGTGGGGTCCTCGTTGGCCCGCAACCTGTCCGCCCGCGGGCACAGCACGGCCGTGATCGACTCCAATCCCGAGGCGTTCCGCCGCCTGGGGCCCGACTTCGGCGGGCTGACCGTGGCCGGCATGGGGTTCGACCGCGAGGTGCTGCGGCGCGCGGGCACCGACCGGGCCGACGCCTTCGCGGCCGTCTCCAGCGGCGACAACTCCAACATCATCTCCGCCCGTGTCGCCCGGGAGCAGTTCGCGGTGCGCAACGTCGTCGCCCGCATCTACGACGCCGGACGCGCCGAGGTGTACGAGCGTCTGGGCATCCCCACGGTCGCGACGGTCCCGTGGGCGGCCGACCAGGTCCTGCGCAGGCTGCTCCCGGCCGGTTCCGAGCCGGCGTGGCGGGATCCCTCGGGCCAGCTGCGGCTCGACGCCGTGTACGCGCCGGTGTCGTGGATCGGGCGGACGGTCTCGGCGCTGGAGGCTGCAGCGGGGGTCCGGGTGGCCTTCGTGACGAGGCACGGTGCCGGCGTCCTGGCCCGCGGCGACCTGGTCGTCCAGGAGGGCGACCACCTGAGCCTGTTCCTGCGTGAGGACGACGCCGAGGCGGTCCACCGCGTGCTGCAGCACGGCGGAGAGGCGGTCTGATGCGGGTCGCCATCGCCGGCGCCGGTGCGGTCGGCCGCTCGGTCGCGGCCGAGCTGCTCGAGAACGGTCACGACGTGCTGCTGATCGACAAGTCCCCCACGTCGATCCGCTCCGACGTCGTCCCGGGTGCCCAGTGGCTGCTCGCCGACGCGTGCGAGCTGTCGTCCCTCGAGGAGGCCCGGCTCGAGACGTGCGACGTCATGATCTCCGCGACCGGCGACGACAAGGTCAACCTCGTGGTCTCGCTGCTGGCGAAGACCGAGTTCGCCGTGCCCCGGACCGTCGGGCGGGTCAACCACCCGAGCAACGAGTGGCTGTTCAGCGAGTCGTGGGGGGTCGACGTGGCCGTGTCGACCCCGCGCCTGATGGCCGCGCTGGTCGAGGAGGCCGTCGCGATCGGTGATTTGGTGCGGTTGTTCACGTTCCGCCAGAGCAACACGCACCTGGTCGAGATCACGATGCGTCCGGACTCGCCCTACGTGGGGGCCACGGTCTCCGACGTCCCGTTCGCCGAGCACGCCGTGCTCGTGGCGGTCCTGCGGGACACCACGATCCTGACGCCGACCCCCGACCGCGTCCTGGCGGCGGGCGACGAGCTGCTGTTCGTCACGGCCGAGGGAGCCGAGACGTCCCTGGCCGGTCTGCTCAGTCCGGCGGAGTGACGCCGGCGAGCAGCTGCTGGGCCTCGCCGAGGTGGGCGTGCTCGACGAGCACCTCGTAACGGCTCGCCACGACGGTCTTGACGCTGCTGAAGTCCCGCTGCCCCCGGGTGGCCGCGTAGCCCAGCAGCGCCCAGATCGAGCCGAACCCGACGCCGAGGAGGGTGGCCGTCCCGACGATCCTCCACCAGTCGCCGTCCGGAGCGAAGAAGCCGATCAGGAGCCCGACGAACAGCCCCAGCCACACGCCCGACAGGGCGCCGCCGAGGGCCACCCGCGCCGTGGTCAACCGACCGGTGACGCGCTCCACCTGCTTGAGGTCGGTGCCGACGATCAGCACGTGCTGGACCGGGAACCCGTGGTCCGCGAGGTGGTCGACGGCCCGTTGGGCGTCGACGTACTCGTCGTGGACACCGAGGCTCTGCGGGTGGGTCAGCGAGAAGATGGAGGACACGCCGCGAGCCTAGCCGCGCTCCTCCAACGGGATGGAGTCACGGCGCAGCAGCCACGCCATCGCCAGCAGCGCAGCCACCTGCAGCGGCCAGCCCAGCACCACCTTGGAGGTTCCCAGCAGGGCCACCTGGTCGGCGGCGTAGAGCGGGTACTGCACGAGCACCCGCAGGATGCACGGCAGCGCCAGCAGCCAGGTGAGGCGCTGGCACAGCTTCACCAGGGCCGGTTGGCGGTGCCACGACGTCGCGTCGCCGGTCAGGCTGCCGATGAGGAACCCGACGACCGGCCATCCGACCAGGATCGAGAACACCAGCACCACCGCGTAGGCGCCGTTGTAGAGGATGCCCGGCAGGAAGACGTCCCGCGCCTCCCCCGACCGGGCCGCGAACACCGCGGCGATCGCGATCACGAACAGCGCGTTGACCACGAACTGCACCGTGCTGCGCTGCACCAGCCGCAGGACCAGCAGGGCCACCGCGAGCCCGATGCTGATCGTCAGCGACAGGCGCAGGTCGGAGCTGATGATCCAGGCCACCGTGAAGGCGATGGTGGGGGCCGCGCTCTCGACGATGCCCCGGCGACCGCCCAGGGCGGCGGACAGCTGGGCCCGGACGAGCTCCTCGACCGTCTCGTGCGACGGGACGGACGGCGTGCGCTCAGACATCGAGCACGTACTTCGGCTGGTGGATGGTGGCGGTGTCGCCGCGGCGGCCGACCCGGCCGTGCGCGGTGAGTCCGCGACCGACCACGATGCCGGCGATCTGTCGATGTCCGAGCCACACCAGTCGCACGACGCCGCCCGTGTCGGCGAACATCGCGTCGGCCGTGCGCAGGTCGACCTCGAGGCATCCGGCGCCGTCGACCTCACGGGTCCGGACGGCGTCCACCCGGCCACGGACCGACACGACCGGGCGGGCCGGCCGGGCCGGGAACGGTGCGTCCGGAACGGGCGGGCCGGAGGTCACCCGGTCGAGGGTCCTGCGCACGAGTCCGCTCACGGCGGGAGCCTAGGTCGCCCGGGGAGTGTCGTCGTCGCCCGGTTCCTGGCGGACGGCGCCGGAGGGCAGGGTCAGCAGGAGGGCCTCGCGCACGGCACGCGGTTCGTCACCGCGGACGACGATGACGTCGCGCAGCGCGTCGGCGAGCAGCTCGTCGGACTCCGGGTCGAGTGCGGCCGAGCCGAGGAACGTGCCGCGCAGCATCCAACGGGGTCCGTCGACGCCCACGATCCTGCTCGGCTGGAACCCGGCCTCTCCGCTCGGCAGGGTCACCGGGACGCGGATGCGCAGCTCGGTGCCGAACGGACCCTCGACCTCCTCGTGCTCGCCTTCGAGCCGGTCCACCTCGGCGGTGAGGTCGGCCCGGACCTCGTCCCACAGCCCGCCCGAGCGCGGCGCGGCGAAGGCCCGCAGCTCCAGGCCGGCGTCGTTGGTGACGAGCACGACCGAGCCGATCGTGCCGGCGTCACCGTCGGTCGGCATCTGGATGTTCAGTCCCATCCGGACGCGGACCTTCAGGGCCCCCAGGTCGACGTAGCCCGGCGCCTCGTCGCCGGCGCGCTCGCTGGCGTCCCACGGGCCGGCGGCGCGGGGTCCGGGGACCACCTCAGGAGCGACCGGCTCCTCGGTCGTGGTCTCGGTGTCAGTTGCCTTGCGGCGGCGCAGCGCCATGTCGGACCTCCTCCTCGGTGGCCAGGTGACCACCCGTGGAACCGTATCCCCCGGCACCACGCCCGGTGCGGTCGAGTGCGTCGACCTCGTGGAACACCGCGTGCTCCACCCGTTGCACCACCAGCTGGGCGATCCGGTCGCCCCGGGACAGCCGCACCGGCTCGGTCAGGTCGTGGTTGATGAGCACGACCGAGATCTCCCCTCGGTAGCCGGAGTCGATCGTGCCGGGGGTGTTGACCACCGACACCCCGTGCCGCAGGGCCAGACCCGAGCGCGGATGGACGAACGCGGCGTAGCCGGTGGGCAGGGCGATCGCGAGGCCGGTGGGGAGCAGTCGACGCTCGCCCGGGCCGATGACGGCGTCGACGGTCGTGACCAGGTCTGCGCCGGCGTCGCCCGGGTGCGCGTAGGCGGGCAGCGGGACCCCGGGATCGAGCCGGGTGAGCGCGATGTCGACCATGGCTCGACCCTAGCCCCGCGGCGCGCGCCCCGAGCCCACTGGGAGACTGGCACGGTGTCGTCCTCCCCACCTGCCGGTCACCGCGAGCGCCTGAGTCCGTCCCTGTCGTGGTGGGCGGCGGTCGCCGGGTTCGCCCTGACGTGCGGCTGGCTGGTGCTCGTCCTGGCGCCGCTGCTGGTGGCGGCAGGGGTGACGGTCGTGGTGGGCGCGGTCCTCGGCGCCGGTCTCGCCGCCTGGGGATCGCTGCAGATCGGTGTCGACGAGCACCTGCGGGCCGGGCCCGCGCGCATCGAGCCGCAGCACCTGGGCGCCGTCACGACGCTGGACCGCGCCGCCTACCGACACCTGATGGGGCCCGGGGCCCACGGCCGGGCCCTGCTGGTGACCCGCCCGTGGATCGACCGCGGGGTGCGGGTCGACATCACCGATCCCCGTGATCCCACGCCGTACTGGTTGCTGGGCTCGCGTCACCCCGACGCCCTCGCCGCCGCCGTCGAGCGCATCAGGCAGACTGGGACGACCCCGGACCCGGCAGCCGGCCGGACCGACGACGACGGAGGCGCATGACGGTGGCCCGCAAGCGTTCGAAGCCCACGACACCGCAGTCCCCTGCCCCCACGTCGAAGACGTCCGGCAAGGCGGCCTGGACGATCATCGACCGCAGCTCGATGATCGCCGCCGGGGTGCTCGCCCCGGTCGCGTCCGCCGGGGCGTGGCGCATGCTGACGGGGCGCAAGCCTCCCACCATCGACGGTGACCCCGACGTCGACGTCAAGGAGGCCATCGCGTGGGCGTTGGTCGGCGGCGCGCTCGTGGAGGTCGTCAAGGTCGTCGCCCGACGTCAGGCGGCGGTGTACTGGGTCAGGTCGACCGGTGAGCGACCGCCGAAGATGAAGCCCCGCAAGTAGGCGTCGGGGCAGGACCGCTCAGTAGGAGCAGTCGCGGCAGACGAGCCGGCCCTTGGACTCCTCGGCCAGCTGGCTGCGGTGGTGCACCAGGAAGCACGAGCTGCAGGTGAACTCGTCGGACTGCTTGGGGACCACCTGCACGGCGAGCTCCTCGTGGGACAGGTCCGCCCCGGGGAGCTCGAAGGACTCCGCCGCCTCGACCTCGTCCTCGTCGACCTTGCCGG
The Aeromicrobium marinum DSM 15272 genome window above contains:
- a CDS encoding TrkA family potassium uptake protein yields the protein MGCGRVGSSLARNLSARGHSTAVIDSNPEAFRRLGPDFGGLTVAGMGFDREVLRRAGTDRADAFAAVSSGDNSNIISARVAREQFAVRNVVARIYDAGRAEVYERLGIPTVATVPWAADQVLRRLLPAGSEPAWRDPSGQLRLDAVYAPVSWIGRTVSALEAAAGVRVAFVTRHGAGVLARGDLVVQEGDHLSLFLREDDAEAVHRVLQHGGEAV
- a CDS encoding potassium channel family protein, whose translation is MRVAIAGAGAVGRSVAAELLENGHDVLLIDKSPTSIRSDVVPGAQWLLADACELSSLEEARLETCDVMISATGDDKVNLVVSLLAKTEFAVPRTVGRVNHPSNEWLFSESWGVDVAVSTPRLMAALVEEAVAIGDLVRLFTFRQSNTHLVEITMRPDSPYVGATVSDVPFAEHAVLVAVLRDTTILTPTPDRVLAAGDELLFVTAEGAETSLAGLLSPAE
- a CDS encoding general stress protein produces the protein MSSIFSLTHPQSLGVHDEYVDAQRAVDHLADHGFPVQHVLIVGTDLKQVERVTGRLTTARVALGGALSGVWLGLFVGLLIGFFAPDGDWWRIVGTATLLGVGFGSIWALLGYAATRGQRDFSSVKTVVASRYEVLVEHAHLGEAQQLLAGVTPPD
- a CDS encoding DUF3159 domain-containing protein codes for the protein MSERTPSVPSHETVEELVRAQLSAALGGRRGIVESAAPTIAFTVAWIISSDLRLSLTISIGLAVALLVLRLVQRSTVQFVVNALFVIAIAAVFAARSGEARDVFLPGILYNGAYAVVLVFSILVGWPVVGFLIGSLTGDATSWHRQPALVKLCQRLTWLLALPCILRVLVQYPLYAADQVALLGTSKVVLGWPLQVAALLAMAWLLRRDSIPLEERG
- a CDS encoding OB-fold nucleic acid binding domain-containing protein, which translates into the protein MSGLVRRTLDRVTSGPPVPDAPFPARPARPVVSVRGRVDAVRTREVDGAGCLEVDLRTADAMFADTGGVVRLVWLGHRQIAGIVVGRGLTAHGRVGRRGDTATIHQPKYVLDV
- a CDS encoding DUF3710 domain-containing protein, which gives rise to MALRRRKATDTETTTEEPVAPEVVPGPRAAGPWDASERAGDEAPGYVDLGALKVRVRMGLNIQMPTDGDAGTIGSVVLVTNDAGLELRAFAAPRSGGLWDEVRADLTAEVDRLEGEHEEVEGPFGTELRIRVPVTLPSGEAGFQPSRIVGVDGPRWMLRGTFLGSAALDPESDELLADALRDVIVVRGDEPRAVREALLLTLPSGAVRQEPGDDDTPRAT
- the dut gene encoding dUTP diphosphatase, with the protein product MVDIALTRLDPGVPLPAYAHPGDAGADLVTTVDAVIGPGERRLLPTGLAIALPTGYAAFVHPRSGLALRHGVSVVNTPGTIDSGYRGEISVVLINHDLTEPVRLSRGDRIAQLVVQRVEHAVFHEVDALDRTGRGAGGYGSTGGHLATEEEVRHGAAPPQGN
- a CDS encoding DUF3093 domain-containing protein: MSSSPPAGHRERLSPSLSWWAAVAGFALTCGWLVLVLAPLLVAAGVTVVVGAVLGAGLAAWGSLQIGVDEHLRAGPARIEPQHLGAVTTLDRAAYRHLMGPGAHGRALLVTRPWIDRGVRVDITDPRDPTPYWLLGSRHPDALAAAVERIRQTGTTPDPAAGRTDDDGGA
- a CDS encoding DUF4235 domain-containing protein — encoded protein: MARKRSKPTTPQSPAPTSKTSGKAAWTIIDRSSMIAAGVLAPVASAGAWRMLTGRKPPTIDGDPDVDVKEAIAWALVGGALVEVVKVVARRQAAVYWVRSTGERPPKMKPRK
- a CDS encoding DUF4193 domain-containing protein, which translates into the protein MATDYDAPRKTEEEQSEDSIEELKARRHEKNSGKVDEDEVEAAESFELPGADLSHEELAVQVVPKQSDEFTCSSCFLVHHRSQLAEESKGRLVCRDCSY